One window from the genome of Trueperaceae bacterium encodes:
- a CDS encoding AAA family ATPase, producing the protein MAALERALAGLQRLRREIGRVVLGQDDVVDQLLIALVAGGHVLLEGAPGLGKTLLVRTVSVAAGLGFARVQFTPDLMPADVTGTMVLVRDELGGGRLEFQPGPIFTQLLLADEINRATPKTQSALLEAMQEHTVTAAGKSLPLPSPFFVLATQNPIELEGTYVLPEAQLDRFLIKIVMPLPGEEVLDAILDRTTGDGLAEPERVVSPDDVLAFQRLVREVPVASHVRRAVARFLLATHPEGESASAEVRRFVRFGVSPRGGQALLLAAKAHALLQGRFNVAVDDLRAMLRPTLRHRFQLNFEGAADPNVDAERLLERVFERTVADG; encoded by the coding sequence GTGGCGGCGCTGGAGCGCGCCCTCGCGGGCCTGCAGCGCCTGAGGCGCGAGATCGGGCGGGTCGTCCTCGGCCAGGACGACGTCGTCGACCAGCTCCTCATCGCCCTCGTAGCGGGCGGCCACGTGCTGCTCGAGGGGGCGCCCGGCCTCGGCAAGACGCTCCTGGTGCGCACCGTGTCGGTGGCGGCGGGACTCGGGTTCGCGCGGGTGCAGTTCACGCCCGACCTCATGCCGGCCGACGTGACGGGCACAATGGTGCTCGTGCGCGACGAGCTCGGCGGCGGGCGCCTCGAGTTCCAGCCCGGCCCCATCTTCACTCAGCTCCTCCTGGCCGACGAGATCAACCGCGCGACCCCCAAGACGCAGTCGGCGCTGCTCGAGGCCATGCAGGAGCACACCGTCACGGCCGCCGGCAAGAGCCTGCCGCTCCCTTCACCCTTCTTCGTGCTGGCCACGCAGAACCCCATCGAGCTGGAGGGGACGTACGTGTTGCCGGAGGCGCAGCTCGACCGCTTCCTCATCAAGATCGTCATGCCGCTGCCCGGCGAGGAGGTGCTGGACGCCATCCTCGACCGCACGACGGGGGACGGGCTGGCGGAGCCGGAGCGGGTGGTCTCTCCCGACGACGTCCTCGCCTTCCAGAGGCTGGTGCGCGAGGTGCCCGTGGCGTCGCACGTGCGGCGGGCGGTGGCGCGCTTCCTGCTGGCCACTCACCCGGAGGGGGAGAGCGCGAGCGCGGAGGTGAGGCGGTTCGTGCGCTTCGGCGTGAGCCCGCGCGGCGGTCAGGCCCTCTTGCTCGCGGCCAAGGCGCACGCGCTGCTGCAGGGGCGCTTCAACGTGGCCGTCGACGACCTGCGCGCCATGCTGCGGCCCACCCTGCGCCACCGCTTCCAGCTGAACTTCGAGGGCGCGGCCGATCCGAACGTCGACGCCGAGCGCCTGCTCGAGCGGGTGTTCGAGCGGACCGTCGCCGACGGCTAG
- a CDS encoding twin-arginine translocation signal domain-containing protein, translating to MASDPWRGKSVTLERREFLRRSGVGLAALLLGGSAAWAEPREPRFGVDVCPYCNMTVVDLRFTAQLVTPTGLVHQYDAIECLADHL from the coding sequence TTGGCCTCTGACCCCTGGCGCGGCAAGTCCGTCACCCTCGAGCGGCGCGAGTTCCTGCGCCGCTCCGGGGTCGGGCTCGCGGCGCTCCTGCTGGGGGGCTCGGCGGCGTGGGCGGAGCCGAGGGAGCCGCGGTTCGGGGTCGACGTCTGCCCGTACTGCAACATGACGGTCGTCGACCTCCGCTTCACCGCGCAGCTGGTCACCCCCACGGGGCTCGTGCACCAGTACGACGCCATCGAGTGCCTGGCGGACCACCT
- a CDS encoding AAA family ATPase: MTETLRAAAAGREGHALALLGAAGVGKSWLAGRALAQMGCLTLTCSTALPLAQVVGGLPRPARLPAWAERTLTAASAGRGEASAALVEALAAALKLAAPVVFHLDDLHAASPEVRVLTPALAAAVTRLPGVVLLVTGRRPPGEPFVETWLEPLDEGAAGRLLEAHLGAPVPARVAAWIHERAGGNPLFTLEYLRQLRRTGHLWSDGRRWNWREPEPAPPPARVGAVLDHLVASATATVDGAAAV, from the coding sequence TTGACAGAGACCCTGCGCGCCGCCGCGGCCGGACGGGAAGGTCACGCGCTGGCCCTGCTCGGCGCCGCCGGCGTTGGCAAGTCGTGGCTGGCGGGCAGGGCCCTGGCGCAGATGGGTTGCCTGACCCTGACCTGCTCGACCGCCCTGCCCCTCGCCCAGGTCGTGGGCGGCCTGCCGCGCCCCGCGCGCCTGCCGGCGTGGGCGGAACGGACCCTGACCGCCGCCTCCGCTGGACGCGGCGAGGCGAGCGCCGCCCTGGTGGAGGCGCTCGCGGCGGCACTGAAGCTCGCTGCTCCCGTCGTGTTCCACCTCGACGACCTGCACGCCGCCTCGCCCGAGGTCCGTGTCCTCACGCCGGCCCTCGCCGCCGCGGTGACGCGCCTCCCGGGCGTCGTCTTGCTGGTGACCGGGCGGCGACCACCGGGCGAACCTTTCGTCGAGACGTGGCTCGAGCCCCTAGACGAGGGCGCCGCGGGTCGCCTGCTCGAGGCGCACCTCGGCGCGCCCGTGCCGGCGCGCGTCGCCGCCTGGATCCACGAGCGCGCCGGCGGCAACCCCCTCTTCACCCTCGAGTACCTGCGGCAGTTGCGCCGCACCGGGCACCTCTGGAGCGACGGCCGCAGGTGGAACTGGCGCGAGCCCGAGCCGGCGCCGCCGCCGGCGCGCGTCGGCGCCGTCCTCGACCATCTGGTCGCCAGCGCCACCGCCACCGTGGACGGGGCGGCCGCCGT
- a CDS encoding Tat pathway signal protein → MSTVPTDRRTFIKRLALASVAAPFSLRLAAAQMPGQGAQHGPGMGHGPGMQHGPMAAGAAGGVGPDVLPPAAIPWDTGTCAFCGMTIATPPDASVGPGFRERTYGQVRLAQAEAAGEGAYHYESLGCLFNHAYVLGLTDGHGATFYVANLADPPATADELLLGRAAVFLWAENLSVSMRARLGAFPDAEAAAGHLHGHPELGRAHLHREDELMDLAPLPIGNLVPLLVRHLGL, encoded by the coding sequence GTGAGCACCGTGCCCACCGACAGACGAACCTTCATCAAGCGCCTGGCGCTGGCCTCCGTGGCCGCGCCGTTCTCCCTGCGGCTCGCCGCCGCCCAGATGCCCGGCCAGGGCGCGCAGCACGGCCCCGGCATGGGGCACGGCCCGGGCATGCAGCACGGCCCCATGGCTGCGGGCGCCGCCGGCGGCGTCGGACCCGACGTGCTGCCCCCCGCCGCGATCCCCTGGGACACCGGGACGTGCGCCTTCTGCGGCATGACCATCGCCACGCCCCCCGACGCCTCGGTGGGGCCTGGTTTCCGCGAACGCACGTACGGGCAGGTCCGACTGGCACAGGCCGAAGCCGCGGGGGAGGGCGCCTACCACTACGAATCGCTCGGTTGCCTCTTCAACCACGCCTACGTGCTGGGCCTGACCGACGGGCACGGCGCCACCTTCTACGTCGCCAACCTCGCCGACCCACCGGCCACGGCAGACGAGTTGCTCCTGGGGCGCGCCGCCGTCTTCCTGTGGGCCGAGAACCTGAGCGTGTCGATGAGGGCGCGCCTGGGGGCGTTCCCGGACGCCGAGGCTGCCGCCGGTCACCTCCACGGCCATCCCGAGCTGGGCCGCGCCCACCTCCACCGCGAGGACGAGCTGATGGACCTGGCGCCCCTCCCGATCGGCAACCTCGTGCCGCTGCTGGTGAGGCACCTTGGCCTCTGA
- a CDS encoding DUF58 domain-containing protein, which translates to MTPPPRLLQRLARCRLHVPRAGTAGGVGEHRSRTLGPGLEFAEHRPYRPGDDLRRVDPFLEARTGELHVREGDVLEQLAVTVVVDMSASMAHGAPDKSVAARKVAAALAYAGLAGNDRVRLVAFTGRGLEWGPRGAGVRAAPLLFSWLAALAPAGAAEFGDVARALAARLPRPGLCVVVSDWLFAGAAAGLGVLRAAKQEVVGVQVLAPEELDPRALGAGAVTLEDAESSAEASVVLTPAVLAEYGRALTAWRAELEASLVRHGGTWLQARSDDDVTELLTREWAPSGLVR; encoded by the coding sequence GTGACGCCGCCGCCGCGGCTGCTGCAGCGCCTGGCCCGCTGCCGGTTGCACGTCCCGCGGGCGGGCACCGCCGGCGGGGTCGGGGAGCACCGCTCGCGCACGCTGGGTCCCGGCCTCGAGTTCGCCGAGCACCGGCCCTACCGGCCGGGCGACGACCTGAGGCGGGTGGATCCGTTCCTGGAGGCGCGCACCGGCGAGCTGCACGTGCGCGAGGGGGACGTGCTCGAGCAGCTGGCCGTGACGGTGGTGGTCGACATGAGCGCTTCGATGGCGCACGGCGCGCCCGACAAGTCCGTGGCGGCGCGCAAGGTGGCGGCGGCGCTCGCCTACGCGGGGCTGGCGGGCAACGACCGCGTGAGGCTGGTGGCGTTCACGGGGCGGGGGCTCGAGTGGGGTCCCCGAGGCGCCGGCGTGCGCGCCGCTCCCCTGCTGTTCAGTTGGCTGGCGGCCCTCGCGCCAGCCGGCGCGGCGGAGTTCGGGGACGTCGCCCGGGCGCTGGCGGCGCGGCTGCCGCGGCCGGGACTCTGCGTCGTGGTGAGCGACTGGCTGTTCGCCGGCGCCGCGGCCGGCCTTGGCGTCCTGCGCGCCGCCAAGCAGGAGGTGGTGGGCGTGCAGGTCCTGGCGCCGGAGGAGCTCGACCCGCGCGCTCTGGGCGCGGGGGCGGTGACGCTGGAGGACGCGGAGTCGAGCGCGGAGGCGAGCGTGGTCCTGACGCCGGCGGTCCTGGCCGAGTACGGGCGCGCGCTCACGGCGTGGCGGGCCGAGCTCGAGGCTTCGTTAGTGCGCCACGGCGGCACCTGGCTGCAGGCGCGCTCCGATGACGACGTGACGGAGCTGCTCACGAGGGAGTGGGCGCCGTCCGGCCTGGTTCGCTAG
- a CDS encoding ATP-binding cassette domain-containing protein, producing the protein MRSPLPAVAVRGASYGRRLHAIDLELLRGSLALIGANGAGKSTLLNLLTGGLRAPRGTVRVYGHDPRSVAVAPLRAYVPQRIVFPPHLRAGEILAAAVQAKRCPTAAAHAAADRMGLTGVLDRRVGALSGGMTQRLALAAALMDEPRLWLLDEPASALDEDGLARLAAWARAHVAAGGTLVVSAHRPEEVEALADEALLMSFGRVQGRLPVVDLFEYEVVREGGVVGPLPSGWRVRRRSGATLSGLMPPQGGA; encoded by the coding sequence ATGAGGTCGCCGCTCCCCGCGGTGGCGGTGCGTGGCGCGAGCTACGGGCGCCGGCTGCACGCCATCGACCTCGAGCTGCTCCGCGGCTCCCTGGCCCTCATCGGCGCCAACGGGGCGGGCAAGTCGACGCTCCTCAACCTCCTCACCGGCGGCCTCAGGGCGCCCCGCGGGACGGTGCGCGTCTACGGGCACGACCCCAGGAGCGTGGCGGTCGCCCCGCTCCGCGCCTACGTGCCGCAACGCATCGTCTTCCCGCCGCACCTGCGGGCCGGTGAGATCCTCGCCGCCGCGGTCCAAGCGAAACGGTGCCCTACCGCGGCCGCGCACGCCGCCGCCGACCGCATGGGGTTGACGGGCGTCCTCGACCGCCGCGTGGGCGCCCTGTCGGGCGGCATGACCCAGAGGCTCGCGCTGGCGGCCGCCCTGATGGACGAGCCGCGGCTGTGGCTGCTCGACGAGCCCGCCTCGGCGCTGGACGAGGACGGCCTCGCGCGCCTCGCCGCCTGGGCGCGCGCGCACGTCGCCGCCGGCGGCACCTTGGTCGTGAGCGCGCACCGGCCCGAGGAGGTCGAGGCGCTCGCCGACGAGGCGCTGCTCATGAGCTTCGGGCGCGTGCAGGGGCGACTGCCGGTGGTCGACCTCTTCGAGTACGAGGTCGTCCGGGAGGGGGGCGTGGTCGGCCCGCTCCCGAGCGGCTGGCGGGTCCGGCGTCGGTCGGGCGCCACCCTCAGCGGCCTCATGCCCCCGCAGGGCGGCGCGTGA
- a CDS encoding right-handed parallel beta-helix repeat-containing protein — protein sequence MTRSGRSVPSGRRRRLPAAGRVLAASAVTAVVATWLGAGALAAPILTLAPGDELPTLTAGARVILAPGTYRGPWTVEAEGVVIEGAGATLLGGAAGSTLVLAAPGIRVSGLTVAGAGPEEDLYAPDAGLWLVGCHDCRVAGVSVTGAPTGLRVEDSDGVIVSGARLDGGSGAPGLTVFASARFRLEDSTVRGFLDGIYLEGADDAAVVGSEFVTAARYALHSMYSANTTLAGNVVRGGAVGSAAMYGRGLRATGNTFEGHVGPLSFGLLALEVKDAVVAGNTFAGNTIGALVVSAPDVTLERNLFTDGGFGVLVQRSRFGGTSAVRLHDNVFTGNVSDVAVDDDDASVELIGNAFEGAPRLDRDGDGVVDVPHVPSSSYAMLASRQPDLSLYALSPGVVLWESIEATVPAVRLMTLADPTPRTYPSWSGGPRPPGSTAHPAGSVAGVLGAATLVAAGLLLARPRGLPAAPA from the coding sequence GTGACGCGGAGCGGGCGGAGCGTGCCCTCGGGGCGGCGTCGACGGCTTCCGGCCGCCGGCCGGGTGCTCGCCGCGTCCGCGGTCACCGCGGTCGTCGCGACCTGGCTCGGGGCCGGCGCCCTCGCCGCCCCCATCCTGACCCTCGCTCCAGGTGACGAGCTACCGACCCTGACCGCCGGCGCCAGAGTGATCCTCGCGCCCGGCACCTACCGGGGGCCGTGGACCGTCGAGGCCGAGGGGGTCGTCATCGAAGGCGCCGGCGCCACGCTCCTGGGCGGCGCCGCGGGCAGCACCCTCGTCCTGGCGGCGCCCGGCATCCGCGTGAGCGGCCTGACGGTCGCCGGGGCCGGCCCGGAGGAGGACCTCTACGCCCCCGACGCGGGCCTCTGGCTCGTGGGCTGCCACGACTGCCGCGTGGCGGGCGTGAGCGTGACCGGCGCCCCGACCGGCCTGCGCGTGGAGGACTCGGACGGGGTGATCGTCAGCGGCGCCCGACTCGACGGCGGTAGTGGCGCCCCGGGCCTGACCGTGTTCGCTAGCGCCCGTTTCCGCCTGGAAGACTCCACGGTACGGGGGTTCCTCGACGGCATCTACCTCGAGGGCGCCGACGACGCGGCGGTGGTCGGCAGCGAGTTCGTGACCGCAGCCCGCTACGCGCTCCACAGCATGTACAGCGCCAACACCACCCTGGCGGGGAACGTCGTGCGCGGCGGCGCCGTCGGCTCCGCCGCAATGTACGGGCGCGGCCTGAGGGCGACGGGCAACACCTTCGAGGGCCACGTCGGCCCGCTGTCGTTCGGGCTGCTCGCCCTCGAGGTCAAGGACGCCGTGGTGGCCGGCAACACCTTCGCCGGCAACACCATCGGTGCGCTCGTCGTCTCGGCGCCCGACGTCACGCTGGAGCGCAACCTGTTCACGGACGGCGGCTTCGGCGTGCTCGTCCAGCGCAGCCGCTTCGGTGGCACGAGCGCCGTGCGGCTCCACGACAACGTCTTCACGGGCAACGTGAGCGACGTGGCGGTCGACGACGACGACGCGAGCGTCGAGCTCATTGGCAACGCCTTCGAGGGCGCGCCCCGCCTAGACCGCGACGGCGACGGCGTCGTCGACGTGCCACACGTGCCCAGCTCGTCGTACGCCATGCTGGCCTCCCGCCAACCCGACCTGTCGCTCTACGCGTTGAGCCCCGGCGTCGTCTTGTGGGAGAGCATCGAGGCCACCGTGCCCGCCGTGAGGCTCATGACCCTCGCCGACCCGACGCCGCGCACCTACCCCTCCTGGAGCGGCGGTCCGCGCCCGCCCGGGTCCACCGCCCACCCCGCCGGGTCAGTGGCGGGCGTCCTCGGGGCGGCCACGCTCGTCGCCGCCGGGCTGCTCCTCGCCCGGCCGCGCGGTCTCCCGGCGGCGCCGGCATGA
- a CDS encoding PIG-L family deacetylase — protein MQVKPNNLLRAVAVSLLALLVAFGSAQSRTDARVLEQEMHRGIVDLYEALTPLKSVASFMTVGAHPDDERSSQIALLSLGEGVRSVTVTANRGEGGQNSIGTEYRQALGVLRSREMEQASAAFNVELFFLSESFDDPIYDFRFSKSAVETLEIWGEDVMMEKLVRAIRQSRPDVIFTNFQNVFGQHGNHRAMAYAAEQAFALAADPEAFPEHLEMGLEPWQAAKFYLPSGKGSGQADFELETTLTIPTGGYDQVLGATYEQLGQQSRAYHRSQDMGSWADERSTNSNLHLVQSFVTDAETDTSLFAGIPYTVGDLAATVADAKLAQLLTDSQAAIDRALAAFPNFTAVQGDLTVALATVRAARAALAAGNEDAAVASDVDFRLARKEVELQNASRQALSLVTRLVAKNPELVRGGSTEVTVSAYLGGDVTAENVRFDVVAPEGWTVEAVEAVEPATLANGETAKQTFVVTVPADAPYYNPYRRNVSPQRANGDVYGVISYEVDGVPFTVTVDSREIIGVLPDVSLRVTPENLVYNLLSPADLTMSVAAVNYVDGPAETVLTVDAPEGWTVEPASVALSFNRKGDARGATFTLLPAEGLTEGSFDFSVRADGEAASTSYTRVINYEHTGKTYLVSPAGANVKALEVAFDPALRVGYVDGGSDVVYQGLRQIGMNVDLLTQDDLTTGDLSQYDSIAVGIYAYRARPDLFAANERLMQWVEDGGNLLVQYHRPADAWDPESVPPYPIELGRVSLLSRVTAADGAVEFLDPENPIMTTPNVLTQADFDGWVKERGLYFAQKWDERYTPLFSVTDKQWPDTWDELPFLGSMLTANVGKGRYTYTSLVLHTEIENNVPGAYRIYANLLTPPAE, from the coding sequence ATGCAAGTGAAGCCCAACAACCTTCTACGCGCGGTGGCCGTTTCGCTCCTGGCGCTCCTCGTGGCGTTCGGCTCGGCCCAGAGCCGCACCGACGCCCGCGTCCTCGAGCAGGAGATGCACCGCGGCATCGTCGACCTGTACGAGGCCCTCACGCCGCTCAAGTCCGTCGCGTCGTTCATGACCGTCGGCGCCCACCCCGACGACGAACGCTCCAGCCAGATCGCGCTCCTCTCGCTCGGCGAGGGCGTGCGCAGCGTCACCGTCACCGCCAACCGCGGCGAGGGCGGCCAGAACTCCATCGGCACCGAGTACCGCCAGGCCCTCGGCGTCCTCCGCAGCCGCGAGATGGAGCAGGCCAGCGCCGCCTTCAACGTCGAGCTGTTCTTCCTCAGCGAGAGCTTCGACGACCCCATCTACGACTTCCGCTTCTCCAAGTCCGCCGTCGAGACCCTCGAGATCTGGGGCGAGGACGTGATGATGGAGAAGCTCGTGCGCGCCATCCGCCAGAGCCGCCCCGACGTCATCTTCACCAACTTCCAGAACGTCTTCGGGCAGCACGGCAACCACCGCGCCATGGCGTACGCCGCCGAGCAGGCCTTCGCCCTCGCGGCCGACCCCGAGGCGTTCCCCGAGCACCTCGAGATGGGCCTCGAGCCGTGGCAGGCCGCCAAGTTCTACCTGCCAAGCGGCAAGGGGAGCGGTCAGGCCGACTTCGAGCTCGAGACGACCCTCACCATCCCGACCGGCGGCTACGACCAGGTCCTCGGCGCCACCTACGAGCAGCTCGGTCAGCAGTCGCGCGCCTACCACCGCAGCCAGGACATGGGCAGCTGGGCCGACGAGCGCTCCACCAACTCGAACCTGCACCTCGTGCAGTCGTTCGTGACCGACGCGGAGACCGACACCTCGCTCTTCGCCGGCATCCCCTACACCGTCGGTGACCTCGCCGCCACCGTGGCCGACGCCAAGCTGGCGCAGCTCCTGACCGACAGCCAGGCCGCCATCGACCGCGCCCTCGCGGCCTTCCCGAACTTCACCGCCGTCCAGGGCGACCTCACCGTGGCCCTCGCCACCGTGCGCGCCGCCCGCGCCGCCCTCGCCGCCGGCAACGAGGACGCCGCCGTGGCCAGCGACGTCGACTTCCGCCTCGCGCGCAAGGAAGTCGAGCTGCAGAACGCCAGCCGCCAGGCCCTCTCGCTCGTCACCCGCCTGGTGGCCAAGAACCCCGAGCTGGTGCGCGGCGGCTCCACCGAGGTGACCGTCAGCGCCTACCTCGGCGGCGACGTGACCGCCGAGAACGTGCGCTTCGACGTCGTGGCCCCCGAGGGCTGGACCGTCGAGGCCGTGGAGGCCGTCGAACCCGCCACGCTCGCCAACGGCGAGACCGCCAAGCAGACCTTCGTGGTCACCGTCCCGGCCGACGCGCCCTACTACAACCCGTACCGCCGCAACGTGAGCCCGCAGCGCGCCAACGGCGACGTGTACGGCGTGATCAGCTACGAGGTCGACGGCGTGCCGTTCACGGTGACCGTCGACTCGCGCGAGATCATCGGCGTCCTGCCCGACGTCTCGCTGCGCGTGACCCCCGAGAACCTCGTCTACAACCTCCTCAGCCCCGCCGACCTCACCATGAGCGTCGCCGCCGTCAACTACGTCGACGGTCCCGCCGAGACGGTCCTCACCGTCGACGCCCCCGAGGGCTGGACGGTCGAGCCCGCCTCCGTCGCCCTCAGCTTCAACCGCAAGGGCGACGCCCGCGGCGCCACCTTCACCCTCCTCCCGGCCGAAGGCCTCACCGAGGGCTCCTTCGACTTCAGCGTCCGCGCCGACGGCGAAGCGGCCAGCACCAGCTACACGCGCGTCATCAACTACGAGCACACCGGCAAGACCTACCTGGTGAGCCCGGCGGGCGCCAACGTCAAGGCCCTCGAGGTCGCCTTCGACCCCGCCCTGCGCGTCGGCTACGTCGACGGCGGCTCCGACGTCGTCTACCAGGGCCTGCGCCAGATCGGCATGAACGTCGACCTGCTCACCCAGGACGACCTCACCACCGGCGACCTGAGCCAGTACGACTCGATCGCCGTGGGCATCTACGCCTACCGCGCCCGCCCCGACCTGTTCGCGGCCAACGAGCGCCTTATGCAGTGGGTGGAGGACGGCGGCAACCTGCTCGTCCAGTACCACCGCCCCGCCGACGCGTGGGACCCGGAGAGCGTGCCGCCCTACCCCATCGAGCTCGGCCGCGTCTCGCTCCTCTCGCGCGTGACGGCCGCCGACGGGGCGGTCGAGTTCCTCGACCCCGAGAACCCGATCATGACCACCCCGAACGTCCTCACCCAGGCCGACTTCGACGGCTGGGTCAAGGAGCGCGGTCTCTACTTCGCCCAGAAGTGGGACGAGCGCTACACGCCGCTCTTCAGCGTGACCGACAAGCAGTGGCCCGACACCTGGGACGAGCTGCCGTTCCTCGGCTCCATGCTCACCGCCAACGTCGGCAAGGGTCGCTACACCTACACGAGCCTCGTCCTGCACACTGAGATCGAGAACAACGTGCCGGGCGCCTACCGCATCTACGCCAACCTGCTCACGCCGCCCGCGGAGTGA